One segment of Neisseria mucosa DNA contains the following:
- a CDS encoding fatty acid--CoA ligase — MDTNSEMHTHSNFYAMLTAACQKNGKGTVIFNDKEKISYSSLKHEVETVAAYLQHEGVQYGDKVALVVSNSPEFITAYFAITSIGAVAVPLNVFLKSEEFSYILNDCDARFMFASAPLAKELKNIKAKTKVRKIIWIGETKAASGEDSYFDAARTFPGKPNLSRQPSVNDLAHIIYTSGTTGHPKGALISYSNLFSNLSGVEQIFQISQKDRFVVFLPMFHSFTLTAMVLLPIYQACSIILVKSVFPFSNVLKQVLLKRATIFLGVPAIYTAMSKAKIPWYFRWFNRVRLFISGGAPLAGQTIDDFKAKFPRAKLLEGYGLSECSPVVAVNTPERQKTASVGVALPGLTVKAVDDELVEVPRGEVGELIIKGGSVMQGYLNMPDATDETIVNGWLKTGDFVTIDEDGFIFIVDRKKDLIISKGQNVYPREIEEAIYKLDAVEAAAVIGVKDQYADEEIIAFIQLKEGMKLEEAEVRSHLRGLLANFKIPKQIIFQDELPRNATGKVLKRKLKEQFQD; from the coding sequence ATGGACACGAACTCCGAAATGCACACCCACTCTAATTTTTACGCCATGTTGACAGCCGCCTGCCAAAAAAACGGTAAAGGCACGGTCATTTTCAACGATAAAGAAAAAATCAGCTATTCCTCCCTCAAACACGAAGTAGAAACCGTCGCCGCCTATCTGCAACATGAAGGCGTACAATATGGTGACAAGGTCGCCCTTGTCGTTTCCAACTCTCCCGAATTTATTACCGCCTATTTCGCCATTACTTCCATCGGTGCGGTAGCCGTCCCACTCAACGTCTTTTTGAAAAGCGAAGAGTTCTCTTACATCCTCAATGACTGCGACGCACGCTTTATGTTCGCCTCCGCGCCGTTGGCCAAAGAACTCAAAAACATCAAAGCCAAAACCAAAGTCCGTAAAATCATCTGGATTGGCGAAACCAAAGCCGCCAGTGGCGAAGACAGCTATTTCGATGCCGCGCGTACATTCCCCGGCAAGCCGAATCTGAGCCGTCAGCCGTCCGTCAACGATTTGGCGCACATTATCTACACCTCCGGCACAACCGGCCATCCCAAAGGCGCATTAATCAGTTACAGCAATCTGTTTTCCAACCTTTCGGGCGTCGAACAAATTTTCCAAATTTCGCAAAAAGACCGCTTCGTCGTCTTCTTGCCCATGTTCCACAGCTTTACGCTGACCGCCATGGTTTTGCTGCCGATATATCAGGCCTGCTCGATTATTTTGGTCAAATCCGTCTTCCCGTTCTCCAACGTGTTGAAACAGGTTTTACTCAAACGCGCTACCATTTTCCTCGGCGTACCGGCTATTTACACTGCCATGAGCAAAGCCAAAATCCCTTGGTATTTCAGATGGTTCAACCGCGTCCGTCTGTTTATCAGCGGCGGCGCGCCTTTGGCCGGACAAACCATTGACGACTTCAAAGCCAAATTCCCGCGTGCCAAATTGCTGGAAGGCTACGGCTTGAGCGAATGCTCGCCCGTCGTGGCCGTCAATACGCCCGAACGCCAAAAAACCGCCAGCGTCGGCGTTGCCCTGCCCGGCCTGACCGTGAAAGCCGTCGATGACGAATTGGTCGAAGTGCCACGCGGCGAAGTGGGCGAACTCATCATCAAAGGCGGCTCGGTCATGCAAGGCTACCTCAATATGCCTGACGCCACAGATGAAACCATCGTAAACGGTTGGCTGAAAACCGGCGACTTCGTCACCATAGACGAAGACGGCTTCATCTTCATCGTCGACCGCAAAAAAGACCTGATTATCTCCAAAGGCCAAAACGTCTATCCGCGAGAAATCGAAGAAGCCATTTACAAACTCGATGCCGTGGAAGCCGCCGCCGTCATCGGTGTGAAAGACCAATACGCCGATGAAGAAATCATTGCCTTTATCCAACTCAAAGAAGGCATGAAGCTGGAAGAAGCCGAAGTCCGCAGCCACCTGCGCGGCCTGCTGGCAAACTTTAAAATCCCCAAACAAATCATCTTCCAAGACGAGCTGCCGCGCAATGCCACCGGCAAAGTGTTAAAACGCAAACTCAAAGAACAGTTTCAAGACTAA
- a CDS encoding TatD family hydrolase has protein sequence MHLIDSHCHLNFDGLKDRLPEVFANMEAQSVKQALAISVSKQSFAEVFDIAQAHDHIYCTIGIHPDSQEAEEFTVAEMVEAAKHPKIVGIGETGLDYYWCKGDLSWQHQRFADHIQAANESSLPVIVHTRDAAEDTLRILKECHTNSGVIHCFSEDVAFAKAALDLGLYISFSGIVTFKNAPLIQEAAKYVPADRILVETDAPFLAPVPKRGKQNEPSYVRYTAEFVANLRGESLETLAQNTSDNFYRLFKKVPDGRLNNG, from the coding sequence ATGCATTTAATCGATTCACATTGCCATCTCAACTTTGACGGCCTAAAAGACCGCCTGCCCGAAGTCTTTGCCAATATGGAAGCGCAAAGCGTCAAACAAGCGCTTGCCATCAGCGTCAGCAAACAAAGTTTTGCCGAAGTCTTCGACATTGCCCAGGCGCACGACCACATTTACTGCACCATCGGCATACATCCCGACAGCCAAGAAGCGGAAGAATTTACCGTTGCCGAAATGGTAGAAGCGGCCAAACATCCCAAAATCGTCGGCATCGGCGAAACCGGTTTGGACTATTACTGGTGCAAAGGCGATTTGTCATGGCAGCATCAACGTTTTGCCGACCACATCCAAGCCGCCAACGAAAGCAGCCTGCCCGTTATCGTCCACACGCGCGATGCGGCCGAAGACACATTGCGGATTTTGAAAGAGTGCCATACCAACTCCGGCGTAATTCACTGCTTCTCCGAAGACGTTGCCTTCGCCAAAGCCGCTTTAGATTTGGGCTTATACATTTCCTTCTCCGGTATTGTGACGTTTAAAAACGCACCGTTGATACAGGAAGCCGCCAAATACGTCCCTGCCGATAGAATCTTAGTAGAAACCGATGCCCCCTTCCTCGCGCCGGTTCCCAAACGCGGCAAACAAAACGAGCCTTCCTACGTCCGCTATACAGCCGAATTCGTAGCCAATCTGCGCGGCGAGAGCTTGGAAACATTGGCACAAAACACCAGCGACAATTTCTATCGCCTGTTTAAGAAAGTACCCGATGGCCGTCTGAACAACGGCTAG
- a CDS encoding PilZ domain-containing protein — translation MMNKKDIPAKMLALQLKDPNLLYNCYMPFLEHGGLFVPTDDVFSLGEDILLAVEIADYPKRFLPTKVVWINPARTSAHRPKGVGLAFSEHESCQQAKNLIEAELGPRLRSDRTTFTL, via the coding sequence ATGATGAATAAAAAAGACATTCCGGCGAAGATGTTGGCTTTGCAACTCAAAGACCCCAATCTGTTGTACAACTGCTATATGCCGTTTTTAGAACACGGCGGCCTGTTCGTGCCGACCGATGACGTATTCTCCCTAGGCGAAGACATCCTCTTGGCCGTCGAAATCGCCGACTATCCCAAACGCTTCCTGCCAACCAAAGTCGTTTGGATCAATCCCGCGCGCACCTCGGCCCACCGCCCCAAAGGCGTAGGCCTTGCCTTTTCCGAACACGAAAGCTGCCAGCAGGCAAAAAACCTGATCGAAGCCGAGCTCGGTCCGCGCCTGCGCAGCGACCGTACTACTTTTACCCTGTAA
- a CDS encoding DNA polymerase III subunit delta', which translates to MIYPWHETQWQQLAAHWQNRPNAWLFTGKENTGKTEFARFVAQALLCESPKSGHEPCGECASCHLFSQNTHPDFYELTPEIPEGEATGRKLLQIKIDAVRDIVENIYLTAVRGGLRVVLVHPAESMNTQAANGLLKALEEPPQHVVFLLVTHARDKLLPTIKSRCRQMVLPSPTHEQAAAYLRQQGVENAEALLAFHSGAPLFTPTPELDALREELLTLLAAPRLLAILDYAAAFDKQKQPLAVFIDWLQKWLTDVGLAQQSMAPLYYPHHAQALLQTASKTDSRRLFALLGRLNALNPYGYHTLSVKMQLEYLLIEYLDFWQNKP; encoded by the coding sequence ATGATTTATCCATGGCATGAAACCCAATGGCAACAGCTCGCCGCCCATTGGCAAAACCGTCCCAACGCTTGGCTGTTTACCGGCAAAGAAAATACCGGCAAAACCGAGTTTGCCCGCTTTGTCGCGCAGGCATTGCTGTGCGAATCGCCCAAGTCCGGTCATGAACCCTGCGGTGAGTGCGCTTCGTGCCATTTGTTCAGCCAAAACACACATCCCGACTTTTACGAACTCACGCCGGAAATTCCCGAAGGCGAGGCAACAGGACGCAAACTCCTGCAAATCAAAATCGATGCCGTGCGCGATATTGTGGAAAACATTTACCTGACCGCTGTCCGTGGCGGCCTGCGCGTGGTATTGGTACATCCGGCGGAAAGTATGAATACACAGGCGGCAAACGGTTTGTTGAAAGCTTTGGAAGAGCCGCCGCAACACGTTGTTTTCCTGCTCGTTACCCACGCGCGCGACAAACTCCTGCCCACCATCAAAAGCCGTTGCCGCCAGATGGTGCTGCCCTCGCCGACCCATGAACAAGCTGCAGCATACCTGCGCCAACAGGGCGTGGAAAATGCCGAAGCCTTGTTGGCATTCCACAGCGGCGCGCCTTTATTCACACCGACTCCCGAATTGGACGCATTGCGTGAAGAGTTGCTGACGCTGCTGGCTGCCCCGCGCCTGTTGGCCATACTCGACTACGCCGCCGCGTTCGACAAACAAAAGCAACCGCTGGCCGTTTTCATCGACTGGCTGCAAAAGTGGCTGACGGATGTCGGCTTGGCACAACAAAGCATGGCGCCGCTTTATTATCCGCACCATGCCCAAGCCCTGCTTCAGACGGCCTCCAAAACCGATTCACGCAGGCTGTTTGCCCTATTGGGCCGTCTGAACGCGCTCAACCCTTACGGATACCATACCTTGAGTGTTAAAATGCAACTTGAGTATCTGCTTATCGAATATTTAGATTTTTGGCAAAACAAACCCTAA
- a CDS encoding MFS transporter has protein sequence MSLKKDNLNFHTTRRFAPLFGTQFLGAFNDNVFKTALFVMISFYGLGKNDFLPSSQMLNLGAMLFILPYFLFSALSGQLSNKFDKAVLARWIKLLEIIIMAVAAYGFYIQSAPLLLICLFCMGTQSTLFGPLKYAILPDYLNDKELIMGNSLIESGTFIAILLGQILGTAVAGVPPYIVGGLVLLVAIGGTMTSLFMPSVAAKMPDTKIEWNIIKGTNSLIREAVADRPVFTSIIGISWFWFVGSVYTTQLPTFTQIHLGGNDNVFNLMLALFSIGIAIGSVLCAKLSHERLILGLVTIGTLGLTVCGLLLVWLTHGQRFTELNGIIWFLSQAQAYPIMLVMSAIGFFGGFFSVPLYTWLQTASSETFRAHAVAANNIINGVFMVSAAILSAVLLMLFESITLLYLIVAVGNLPLIVYLIKREPKFIGDLTALLKISK, from the coding sequence ATGAGCCTTAAAAAAGACAATCTGAATTTCCACACAACCCGCCGTTTTGCGCCGCTCTTTGGGACGCAGTTTTTGGGCGCGTTTAACGATAATGTGTTCAAAACCGCATTATTCGTGATGATCAGTTTTTACGGTTTGGGCAAAAACGACTTTCTGCCGTCCAGCCAAATGCTGAACTTAGGAGCGATGCTGTTTATCCTACCCTATTTTCTGTTTTCCGCGCTGTCAGGACAGCTGAGCAACAAATTCGACAAAGCCGTTTTGGCGCGCTGGATCAAGCTGTTGGAAATCATCATCATGGCAGTGGCGGCGTATGGCTTCTACATCCAATCCGCGCCTTTGCTTTTAATCTGCCTGTTTTGCATGGGCACGCAATCTACCCTGTTTGGCCCGCTGAAATACGCCATTTTGCCCGATTACCTCAACGACAAAGAGCTGATTATGGGCAACAGCCTGATTGAATCGGGTACGTTTATCGCCATCTTGCTTGGCCAGATTTTGGGCACGGCAGTCGCAGGCGTTCCGCCATATATTGTTGGTGGTTTGGTGTTGTTGGTCGCTATCGGCGGCACGATGACCAGCCTGTTTATGCCGTCTGTAGCCGCTAAAATGCCGGACACAAAAATCGAATGGAACATCATCAAAGGCACGAATTCGCTGATTCGAGAAGCGGTGGCCGACCGCCCTGTATTCACTTCCATTATCGGTATTTCATGGTTTTGGTTTGTCGGCTCGGTTTATACCACCCAACTGCCGACGTTCACGCAAATCCATTTGGGCGGCAACGATAATGTGTTCAACCTGATGTTGGCGCTGTTCTCCATCGGCATCGCCATCGGCTCGGTATTATGCGCCAAACTCAGCCATGAGCGACTGATTTTGGGCTTGGTCACCATCGGCACATTGGGGCTGACGGTCTGTGGATTATTGCTGGTGTGGCTGACCCACGGCCAACGCTTTACCGAATTAAACGGCATTATTTGGTTTTTATCGCAAGCCCAAGCGTATCCGATTATGCTCGTCATGTCGGCTATCGGCTTTTTCGGCGGCTTCTTCTCCGTACCGCTTTACACTTGGCTGCAAACCGCCAGCAGCGAAACCTTCCGCGCCCACGCCGTCGCCGCCAACAACATCATCAACGGCGTGTTTATGGTGTCGGCCGCTATTTTGAGCGCGGTTTTGCTGATGTTGTTCGAAAGCATCACGCTGCTGTATTTGATTGTGGCCGTGGGTAATCTTCCTTTGATTGTTTACCTCATCAAACGGGAACCGAAATTTATCGGGGATTTGACCGCTTTGTTGAAAATCAGCAAATAA
- the ccoS gene encoding cbb3-type cytochrome oxidase assembly protein CcoS has protein sequence MESMFILVPISIILAFIIGWFFWWSGKNGQFDDLEGPAHRILMDDDSTEKLIEKDENKES, from the coding sequence ATGGAAAGTATGTTTATCCTTGTACCCATCAGCATTATTTTGGCCTTTATTATCGGCTGGTTTTTCTGGTGGTCGGGTAAAAACGGACAGTTTGACGACCTTGAAGGACCTGCACACCGCATTTTGATGGACGATGACTCCACTGAAAAACTGATCGAAAAAGACGAAAACAAAGAATCCTAA
- a CDS encoding HLGFF motif protein: MHYFSIHTQDGEHAGFFIMLADDESQNPPQSGRFAIKLQSEDAAAAAVLSPFEQTDIPQYWRVVKDRIELFFDDKNIGALRNEYLTISGKTFILTDLTGAM; the protein is encoded by the coding sequence ATGCATTATTTCAGTATCCACACTCAAGACGGCGAGCATGCCGGATTTTTTATTATGTTGGCAGACGATGAGTCGCAAAATCCGCCGCAAAGCGGACGCTTCGCAATCAAGCTGCAAAGTGAAGACGCAGCCGCAGCGGCGGTATTGTCGCCTTTCGAGCAAACCGATATTCCGCAATACTGGCGCGTGGTTAAAGACCGTATCGAATTGTTTTTTGACGATAAAAACATCGGCGCGCTGCGCAACGAATATCTGACCATCAGCGGTAAAACCTTTATCCTGACCGATTTGACCGGAGCGATGTAA
- a CDS encoding acetate kinase — protein MTQKLILVLNCGSSSLKGAVLDNDSGEVLLSCLAEKLNLPDAYITFKFNGEKHKVDLSAKPDHTGAVEALMEELKAHGLDTRIGAIGHRVVSGGELYSESILVTDDVIAGIEKCIPLAPLHNPAHLLGLRAAQTIFKGLPNVVVFDTAFHQTMPEHAYKYAVPHELYEKYGLRRYGAHGTSYRFVADETARFLGKDKKDLRMVIAHLGNGASITAVANGQSQDTSMGLTPLEGLVMGTRSGDIDPAVFSFLAENANMTISQITEMLNKKSGLLGISGLSNDCRTIEEEAAKGHPGAKLALEMFIYRLAKYIGSMTVAAGGLDALVFTGGIGENSDIIRERVLGYLGFLGLHIDQEANLKARFGNAGVITTADSKAVAVVIPTNEELMIAHDTARLSGL, from the coding sequence ATGACACAAAAATTAATCTTGGTTTTGAACTGCGGCAGCTCTTCTCTCAAAGGTGCCGTATTGGATAACGACAGCGGCGAAGTATTGCTGAGCTGCCTTGCCGAAAAACTCAATCTGCCCGATGCCTACATCACCTTCAAATTCAACGGCGAAAAACACAAAGTCGACCTGTCTGCCAAGCCCGACCACACCGGTGCAGTTGAAGCCCTGATGGAAGAACTCAAAGCCCACGGCCTCGACACCCGTATCGGCGCGATCGGCCACCGTGTGGTAAGCGGCGGCGAATTGTACAGTGAATCCATTTTGGTTACCGACGATGTTATCGCTGGTATCGAAAAATGTATTCCACTTGCTCCTTTACACAACCCGGCTCACCTTTTGGGCCTGCGCGCTGCACAAACCATTTTCAAAGGCCTGCCGAACGTTGTCGTATTCGACACCGCATTCCATCAAACCATGCCTGAACACGCTTACAAATACGCTGTTCCACATGAATTGTATGAAAAATACGGCTTGCGCCGCTACGGCGCGCACGGTACCAGCTACCGCTTCGTCGCCGACGAAACCGCACGCTTCCTCGGTAAAGACAAAAAAGATTTGCGCATGGTTATTGCCCACTTGGGTAACGGCGCATCCATTACCGCCGTTGCCAACGGCCAATCTCAAGACACCAGCATGGGCCTGACTCCGCTGGAAGGTTTGGTAATGGGTACCCGCAGCGGCGATATCGACCCTGCCGTTTTCAGTTTCTTGGCTGAAAACGCCAACATGACCATTTCCCAAATTACCGAAATGCTGAACAAAAAATCCGGCCTGCTCGGTATTTCCGGTTTGTCCAACGACTGCCGTACCATCGAAGAAGAAGCTGCCAAAGGCCATCCGGGCGCCAAACTGGCTTTGGAAATGTTCATCTACCGCTTGGCTAAATACATCGGCAGCATGACAGTAGCGGCAGGCGGTTTGGACGCATTGGTTTTCACCGGCGGTATCGGTGAAAACTCCGACATCATCCGCGAACGCGTATTGGGCTACTTGGGCTTCCTCGGTCTGCACATTGACCAAGAAGCCAACCTGAAAGCCCGCTTCGGTAATGCCGGTGTGATTACCACTGCCGACAGCAAAGCTGTTGCCGTTGTGATTCCTACCAACGAAGAATTGATGATTGCACACGATACAGCCCGTCTGAGCGGCCTGTAA